From a single Vitis vinifera cultivar Pinot Noir 40024 chromosome 18, ASM3070453v1 genomic region:
- the LOC100855306 gene encoding wall-associated receptor kinase-like 14: protein MICKTRLLLFLALSILPMYVIAHSSSKCHQECGHNKTVKHRRFPFIGTSSACQIRLNCSTDGDIMVGEFPVRSIFPESILVNLEVRCNRSIKSLDHLFNTNYAPTTRNGILLKHCKSPASTCTIPTTKVNTHFESIDCGSDNYSISCYSEEHENGFLSQANVSKSHCQYLLSSISVDAFNTSSVVLDVGIVQLGWWLLGECKCHQEATCTEIQTPVAGQQGFRCKCRDGFDGDGYQAGVGCRKASSGCNPSRYISGQCGGPSRFFVLAGGIALMISISAICCFMRRCLTSKARNSTRRRLSEATGKCSIPIYPYRAIEKATSSFSEKQRLGTGAYGTVYSGKLHNQWVAIKRIKHRDTDSIEEVLNEIKLISSVSHPNLVRLLGCSIEKGEQILVYEFMANGTLSQHLQRERGNGLVWAVRLSIATQTAQAIAHLHSALNPPIYHRDIKSSNILLDHNFIPKLADFGLSRLGMAESSHISTAPQGTPGYLDPQYHQNFHLSDKSDVYSFGVVLVEIITALKVVDFSRPQNEVNLAALAIDRIGKGRLDEIIDPFLEPHRDAWSLSSLHKVAELAFRCLAFHRDMRPSMMEVAAELEQIKLCKWATSEDNMCTASSETSSCSSSSNVSEIPLSMTVEKGGLGSEGLFVLPTKVISMNSLGRLKDTSPVSVQDPWLSGQSSPSSNSLLSNIIQRHA from the exons ATGATCTGTAAAACCCGTCTTCTCCTCTTCTTAGCTCTCTCCATTCTCCCCATGTACGTCATCGCTCACAGCTCAAGCAAGTGCCACCAAGAATGCGGCCACAACAAAACAGTTAAACACCGTCGTTTCCCTTTCATCGGAACCTCCTCCGCCTGCCAAATCCGTCTGAACTGCAGCACAGACGGTGACATCATGGTGGGTGAATTTCCAGTCCGGAGCATATTCCCCGAAAGCATACTGGTCAACCTGGAGGTGAGATGCAACCGCTCGATCAAATCCTTGGACCATCTCTTCAACACAAATTACGCCCCAACTACGCGTAATGGAATTTTACTGAAACACTGCAAATCACCAGCGTCAACATGCACGATCCCAACAACTAAGGTAAACACTCACTTTGAGTCGATAGATTGTGGTTCAGACAACTATAGCATAAGCTGTTATTCTGAGGAACACGAAAATGGTTTCCTCAGTCAAGCTAACGTGAGTAAAAGCCACTGTCAATATCTTTTGTCGTCCATATCCGTCGACGCCTTCAATACATCGTCGGTTGTGTTGGATGTTGGGATTGTTCAATTGGGATGGTGGCTTTTGGGTGAATGCAAATGTCACCAGGAAGCCACATGTACTGAAATCCAGACCCCGGTCGCCGGCCAGCAGGGTTTTCGGTGCAAGTGCAGGGATGGATTCGATGGTGATGGTTACCAGGCCGGAGTGGGCTGCCGGAAAG CCTCTTCTGGGTGCAATCCTTCTAGATACATTTCTGGCCAATGTGGAGGTCCCAGCagattttttgttttagctGGAG GGATTGCTCTGATGATCAGTATCAGTGCAATATGCTGTTTTATGCGAAGATGCTTGACTTCGAAAGCTAGAAACAGCACAAGGCGGCGTCTATCTGAAGCTACGGGAAAATGCAGCATTCCTATCTACCCCTACAGAGCAATTGAGAAAGCCACGAGTAGTTTCTCTGAGAAACAAAGGCTGGGAACTGGGGCCTATGGGACAGTTTACTCAGGAAAACTCCATAACCAGTGGGTTGCCATTAAAAGGATCAAACACAGAGATACTGACAGTATTGAGGAAGTGTTGAATGAGATCAAGCTCATTTCTTCAGTGAGCCACCCGAATCTAGTCCGCCTCCTAGGGTGCTCCATAGAAAAAGGTGAACAGATACTTGTCTATGAATTCATGGCCAACGGAACATTGTCTCAGCATTTACAAAGAGAGAGAGGCAATGGGCTTGTCTGGGCAGTTCGCCTGAGCATTGCCACTCAAACCGCTCAAGCCATAGCTCATCTCCACTCTGCTCTCAACCCTCCCATATATCACAGAGATATCAAGTCTAGCAACATACTCTTAGATCACAACTTCATCCCTAAGCTTGCAGATTTTGGTCTTTCAAGACTTGGTATGGCTGAATCCTCCCACATCTCAACCGCCCCTCAGGGAACGCCTGGGTACCTTGATCCTCAGTACCATCAGAACTTCCATCTCTCGGATAAAAGTGATGTTTATAGCTTTGGAGTAGTTCTTGTGGAGATAATAACAGCATTAAAAGTGGTGGACTTTTCTCGGCCTCAGAATGAGGTGAATCTGGCTGCGCTCGCTATTGACAGGATTGGTAAGGGGCGTTTAGATGAGATAATAGATCCATTCCTAGAGCCCCACAGGGATGCTTGGAGCCTTTCTTCTCTGCACAAGGTGGCGGAACTGGCATTCAGATGCCTTGCATTTCACAGGGACATGAGACCTTCTATGATGGAAGTGGCAGCTGAGCTTGAGCAAATTAAACTTTGTAAATGGGCAACTTCAGAGGACAACATGTGCACAGCTTCATCAGAGACATCCTCCTGCTCTTCCTCATCTAATGTAAGCGAGATACCGCTTAGCATGACAGTTGAAAAAGGTGGATTGGGTAGCGAAGGTCTATTTGTGCTTCCTACTAAGGTGATTAGTATGAATTCATTGGGCAGATTGAAGGATACTTCACCTGTTTCAGTGCAGGATCCATGGTTAAGCGGACAGAGTTCACCCTCATCCAACAGTTTGCTGAGTAATATAATTCAGCGACATGCATAA